The following proteins are encoded in a genomic region of Candidatus Melainabacteria bacterium:
- a CDS encoding type IV secretory system conjugative DNA transfer family protein, producing MAVQIKDSGIVDTNAKDFPILAVNVLDRLGYKVDRASKQLDQILATERLDEQIGQDWWRHEYRVVLRWRVASKGGMLVNIEMEERKGGATESECQRRCDKIMLELQKDAERVEEAKTHKEKSTVYGSASWGTEQDLRAKGYFQKQADAKRLIIGRNANNEFIQVPEFWTHAHAIICGRTGVGKSRGFFFPQLIERIATSMIVTEATPGYEDGELYKLTSGWRQMAGHKIYCFNPADMSSNRINPIDRIRHAREEEKAGIAEKLADLVIMNGESSEGRGDQTWNRSEKLLLIPLLLHAAAGDPKRGHFGALRWLLAEGPDGLAKVLKESPSRVARMEFQGWMRLAGETNFKYGVFSGLITKLNPWMTDQMITLTETTDIDLDAMAKQLFTFYLAVPSRSKDSKLIGSLMMNFLLDHILEIRERMKYPLTMLLDEFTNFGKISGIGDTLSIIRKNKIGLILGFQNYAQLEQVYSKREAQIIIDMPATQVYFKQKNFQEARDLSEAIGRTTVEEATVGDSGRVQESIQGRHLITPDELISLDRQVIVFTADTKPLKLPLTDPLAYEHALSYDAPKRDKHKVSDFVMNRGQVEDEPPKSKPEPAKPAPPKETKPPEPAPKPKAGEPKAEKPKETKPATMNEQPDKGARAPEISETKDEGRRPTPKRPNEAPDYDL from the coding sequence ATGGCAGTGCAAATCAAAGACTCGGGCATTGTTGACACAAATGCCAAAGACTTCCCAATACTTGCCGTAAACGTATTGGACCGGCTCGGCTACAAGGTTGACCGCGCCAGCAAACAGCTCGACCAGATATTAGCTACAGAGAGACTCGACGAACAAATCGGCCAGGACTGGTGGCGGCACGAATACCGGGTGGTTCTGCGATGGCGCGTTGCTTCGAAGGGCGGAATGCTCGTCAACATCGAGATGGAAGAGCGCAAAGGCGGCGCGACTGAAAGTGAGTGTCAGCGCCGTTGCGACAAGATTATGCTGGAGTTGCAAAAAGACGCGGAGCGCGTAGAAGAGGCAAAGACTCACAAGGAAAAGAGCACGGTATACGGCTCGGCAAGTTGGGGCACAGAACAAGACTTGCGAGCAAAAGGTTATTTCCAAAAACAAGCCGACGCTAAACGCCTCATCATCGGCAGAAATGCAAACAATGAATTCATTCAGGTGCCTGAGTTCTGGACGCACGCTCACGCGATTATTTGCGGAAGAACGGGCGTTGGTAAGTCTCGTGGATTCTTCTTCCCGCAGCTTATTGAGCGCATCGCAACGAGTATGATAGTCACCGAAGCGACTCCTGGCTATGAAGACGGCGAGTTATACAAGCTGACTTCCGGCTGGCGACAAATGGCCGGGCACAAAATTTACTGCTTCAATCCTGCCGATATGAGCAGCAATCGAATCAATCCGATCGATCGCATCCGACATGCGCGCGAAGAAGAAAAAGCGGGTATTGCCGAGAAGCTTGCCGATCTTGTAATCATGAACGGTGAAAGCTCTGAAGGACGGGGCGATCAAACCTGGAATAGGTCTGAAAAGCTTCTACTGATTCCTCTGCTTTTGCATGCCGCTGCCGGCGATCCAAAACGTGGACATTTTGGCGCTCTTCGTTGGCTTCTTGCGGAAGGTCCGGATGGTTTGGCGAAGGTCTTGAAGGAGAGTCCGTCACGAGTTGCACGCATGGAATTCCAAGGCTGGATGCGACTTGCTGGCGAAACGAATTTCAAATATGGCGTATTCTCTGGCCTAATTACTAAGCTCAATCCGTGGATGACAGACCAGATGATTACGCTCACGGAGACGACGGACATAGACTTGGACGCAATGGCAAAGCAGCTTTTTACCTTCTATCTTGCCGTGCCGAGCAGGTCAAAAGACAGCAAGCTGATTGGTTCTTTGATGATGAATTTCCTTCTCGACCATATTCTGGAAATTCGAGAACGGATGAAATATCCGCTTACCATGCTGCTCGACGAGTTTACTAACTTCGGCAAAATCTCAGGTATTGGCGACACCTTGTCCATTATCCGAAAGAACAAAATTGGCTTGATTCTTGGATTTCAGAACTATGCGCAGCTAGAGCAGGTCTACAGCAAACGCGAAGCGCAGATCATTATCGACATGCCTGCAACCCAGGTCTACTTCAAGCAAAAGAACTTCCAGGAAGCTCGGGATTTGAGCGAAGCCATCGGACGAACAACTGTAGAAGAGGCAACGGTCGGAGATAGCGGCAGGGTTCAAGAAAGCATTCAAGGCCGACATCTGATTACACCGGACGAATTGATTAGCCTCGATCGCCAGGTCATAGTTTTTACAGCAGATACCAAACCGCTCAAATTGCCACTCACCGACCCATTGGCATACGAACATGCCTTGTCCTACGACGCGCCCAAACGCGACAAACACAAGGTTTCTGACTTCGTTATGAATCGGGGACAAGTAGAAGATGAGCCGCCAAAGTCAAAACCCGAGCCAGCAAAGCCCGCGCCGCCTAAGGAGACGAAGCCACCAGAGCCTGCTCCAAAGCCGAAAGCAGGGGAACCAAAGGCTGAGAAACCGAAGGAAACAAAGCCCGCGACAATGAACGAACAGCCTGACAAAGGAGCGAGAGCGCCGGAAATCAGCGAAACTAAAGATGAAGGAAGAAGGCCGACTCCAAAGCGCCCGAATGAGGCTCCCGACTATGATCTGTAA